The segment gtatcagagtcatgccctaaacttagctatGTTAATAAAACcttcaaatatcgaacaaagaattgtgatcCCCGAAAGTGTAGTAGCATACTTAAGCTCAAattagacaatatcataccattgtggatagtcgtgttcgtctaacactatttatttgactttatttacattatttgAGTATTTgtattaactatttttcttctatttattttgactcaaattattaatattatttaagtaTATATGGTAATGTGTTAGTGTATTTAAATCACATATGGGTTAAACAAATTATggctaaaaaataataaacgattatttttaatgtttaaaaaaaaatcttaaaaggTCAATAATTCTCTATTTCCAATCCAATGATTCAAGACAGACATCGAAGAAGATGCCCAGAAACTTGGGCCTGAAATGGGCCTGAAATCAGAGAGCTTAATGGGCCATTGAAAGCCCATGGAAAGAGAAATCTTTCTGAAATGAGAGACAGAATGAACATCAGTATAGATTCTGTTATCCCTGCTATCATAAGTCACATAGAGAGtctaaattgaaagaaaaagagaggcaGAGATGCAATTCCATTAAGCTATACCCCATCACAAATACTGTTCTTGTATCCGAGCTCGGTTCTCTTCCCACCATAATCTCGCATGCATTTCTCCGAACTTTTCTCGACTGGATCAAAACGAATCGAACTATGGTTAGATTTTTGAGGTAAGTCAAGAACAAGATGATTCTGAACACAGACCTTGACTATGGTTTCCAGTTTAATATACCAACCAAGATGAACATATGACAATTGACAATACAGTTTGTTTAAGATCAAGCTGTAAGTGTAGTTTAAGAGGCTAAATTCTGTACCAATTTATCATAGACTTGTTAAGTAGAGACAGTTTCTTTACCTGAATCGAATGCGTCTCAGCTCCCTCGAGCCACCGGGAAGAGACCGGATGGTGATATAGACTCCTGATTCGTCCTGCTCGATCCATTCAGTCTCCAGATCACTGGCATTACTTACAGAAAAATCTTCTGATTGGTCTCCCTCACTCGTCCTCACAGAACCATCTACAGATGGTGTCTCGATCTTGGCGTCGTTTGCACTGGAGGGTTTCATGGATGAAGCTAAATCATAGCCATGAGTGGGTTGGTTAGGATGGTGATCGAGTGACTCGGATAACGAGTTTCCCATTGGGTGATCGGAGGTTTGAGGAAGCCGCTGGTTGGTCAAATGTCGAGTAGCGGGGCTGTCCTTGGCAGATTCAATCTTGGAGCCCTGGAAAGAAATATTACACTTATTATGGACTTATCATTCCATACCAAACTGCAAACGTGacaaaagtaattttaaccatttcaaaACTTCGACTTATATCACGATTATATCACGATTAGTACGATGCTCAAAACTCACCTCGTCTTCCGACAGTGAAGGGGATGGCGGGAGGGGAAAAGCTTCGCTGTTGAACCGCTGGACATTATACAATTCCATAACCTTCTCATAATTTTCCGCCCACCATCTTTCAGCTTGCCATTTGTTGAACAATTCACGGCtgattgatgaaagaaaacGAGTCTTAGCAATCAATCATGAGCAATTACAGGAAGATTTAATGCGTTTATGATATTCAAATTCATGATTCTTATACCCACAAGCATGgaaaagaagggaatgaaataGAATGTTTAATCCAAACCAAATCACAAGACTCCACCTCCTAAGCTTATTTCACAGGACAAGGTAAGTACAGATCTTATTGGGAAGCAATCTGGGGAAGTTTCATAGCAC is part of the Cucurbita pepo subsp. pepo cultivar mu-cu-16 chromosome LG12, ASM280686v2, whole genome shotgun sequence genome and harbors:
- the LOC111806436 gene encoding protein Brevis radix-like 3; translation: MLTCVTCSKQQNNGSLHQQEGEESVATPRTKQTIKALTAQIKDIALKASGAYKNCKPCSGSSSDNRKYKYAESDSASDSARFHCPYRRNGSSNSTPRQWGKEMEARLKALSSGEGTPASGSGRTEIVFMEEDEPKEWVAQVEPGVLITFVSFPQGGNDLKRIRFSRELFNKWQAERWWAENYEKVMELYNVQRFNSEAFPLPPSPSLSEDEGSKIESAKDSPATRHLTNQRLPQTSDHPMGNSLSESLDHHPNQPTHGYDLASSMKPSSANDAKIETPSVDGSVRTSEGDQSEDFSVSNASDLETEWIEQDESGVYITIRSLPGGSRELRRIRFSREKFGEMHARLWWEENRARIQEQYL